A single Paracoccus pantotrophus DNA region contains:
- a CDS encoding (2,3-dihydroxybenzoyl)adenylate synthase gives MADHALDWQARCPFWPRDVADRYREAGIWRYETFFDLLARQAGRLGRRIALIDGERQIGYDRLHRDALALAGGLSALGLVRGDRVVVQFPNCGEFVTLFFALCRLGVVPVLALPGHRDLELGQFADFTGARAILTAQEPEGYDMVALARRVQAKVPSVRHVVVLGDSRDATPFDSLFRPDLPLPAGPNAEDVACFQISGGTTGVPKLIPRRHMEYLYNIRMAVAASGLDGDTRYLCVLPMMHNFPMACPGFLGTLQAGGTVVVAPEPEAGICFDLIARHRVTMTALVPPLALLWLDAQAGLGADLSSLQLLQVGGAKLNPSSARRIRPELGCQLQQVFGMAEGLVCFTALTDSEERIVNTQGRPMSPWDELRIIRPDGREAAIGEPGELQVRGPYTIRGYYDMAGHNAQAFTADGFYRSGDIARRDADGAITVEGRAKDQVNRGGEKIGVDEVEDLLVAHASVLDAAVVGRPDALMGERLCAFVLAAPGTTPRPGALRRHLAEAGLAAFKIPEEVIVLDRFPQTGVGKVNKRQLREQLREAHFPDPVAARQEERA, from the coding sequence GTGGCAGATCACGCTCTGGACTGGCAGGCCCGCTGCCCGTTCTGGCCCCGGGACGTTGCTGACCGTTACCGCGAGGCCGGGATCTGGCGATACGAGACATTCTTCGACCTTCTGGCGCGGCAAGCCGGGCGGCTGGGTCGGCGGATCGCCCTGATCGACGGAGAGCGGCAGATCGGTTACGACCGGTTGCACCGCGATGCGCTGGCATTGGCGGGCGGGCTTTCGGCGCTGGGACTGGTCCGCGGCGACCGGGTGGTGGTGCAATTCCCCAATTGCGGGGAATTCGTCACGCTGTTCTTCGCGCTTTGCCGGCTGGGCGTCGTGCCGGTGCTGGCCTTGCCCGGGCATCGCGACCTTGAGCTTGGCCAGTTTGCCGATTTCACCGGCGCCCGCGCGATCCTGACGGCGCAGGAGCCCGAGGGGTATGACATGGTGGCGCTGGCCCGGCGGGTGCAGGCCAAGGTTCCCTCGGTCCGGCATGTGGTGGTGCTGGGCGACAGCCGGGACGCGACGCCCTTCGACAGCCTGTTCCGTCCCGATCTCCCGTTGCCGGCCGGTCCCAATGCCGAGGACGTGGCCTGCTTCCAGATCTCGGGCGGGACGACCGGCGTGCCCAAGCTGATCCCGCGCCGGCACATGGAATATCTTTACAACATCCGCATGGCGGTGGCGGCCAGCGGGCTGGACGGCGATACGCGCTATCTGTGCGTGCTGCCGATGATGCACAACTTCCCGATGGCCTGCCCGGGTTTCCTGGGCACGCTGCAGGCCGGGGGCACGGTGGTCGTCGCACCCGAACCCGAGGCCGGGATCTGCTTCGACCTGATCGCCCGCCATCGCGTCACGATGACCGCGCTGGTGCCGCCGCTGGCGCTGCTGTGGCTGGATGCGCAGGCCGGGCTGGGGGCGGACCTGTCGTCGCTGCAACTGCTGCAGGTCGGCGGCGCCAAGCTGAACCCGTCCAGCGCCCGGCGCATCCGGCCGGAGCTGGGCTGCCAGCTGCAGCAGGTCTTCGGCATGGCCGAGGGGCTGGTCTGCTTCACCGCGCTGACCGACAGCGAGGAGCGTATCGTGAACACCCAGGGCCGGCCCATGTCACCCTGGGACGAGCTGCGCATCATCCGCCCGGATGGGCGCGAGGCCGCCATCGGCGAGCCGGGCGAGCTGCAGGTCCGCGGCCCCTACACGATCCGCGGCTATTACGACATGGCCGGGCACAATGCCCAGGCCTTCACCGCCGACGGGTTCTATCGCTCGGGCGACATCGCGCGGCGCGATGCCGACGGCGCGATCACCGTCGAGGGGCGGGCCAAGGACCAGGTGAACCGGGGCGGCGAAAAGATCGGCGTGGACGAGGTCGAGGATCTGCTGGTCGCCCATGCCTCGGTGCTGGATGCGGCGGTGGTGGGGCGGCCCGATGCGCTGATGGGCGAAAGGCTTTGCGCCTTCGTGCTGGCCGCGCCGGGCACCACGCCCCGGCCAGGGGCGTTGCGCCGCCATCTGGCCGAGGCCGGGCTTGCCGCCTTCAAGATCCCCGAAGAGGTGATCGTGCTGGATCGCTTTCCGCAAACCGGCGTCGGCAAGGTCAACAAGCGCCAGCTGCGCGAGCAACTGCGCGAGGCGCATTTCCCCGATCCCGTCGCCGCGCGGCAGGAGGAGCGTGCATGA
- a CDS encoding chorismate mutase: MSPAVVAPEDLAPDLVPPEAVAGLGDVRRGIDLIDARIVGLLGLRLRYVLAAADFKPDIASIPAPERVRQMLDERAAWAAEAGLAPDFIGPLFGQVAEWFIRQQVAHWRACRAERPAADRRSSAPAPSPSARPAGQPALDRVERVHGAGD; encoded by the coding sequence ATGAGCCCGGCCGTCGTGGCGCCCGAGGATCTGGCGCCGGACCTGGTCCCGCCGGAAGCGGTGGCGGGGCTGGGCGACGTCCGGCGCGGCATCGACCTGATCGACGCCCGCATCGTCGGGCTGCTGGGGCTGCGGCTGCGCTATGTGCTAGCCGCGGCGGACTTCAAGCCCGACATCGCCTCGATCCCCGCGCCGGAGCGGGTGCGGCAGATGCTGGACGAACGCGCGGCCTGGGCCGCCGAGGCGGGCCTCGCCCCCGATTTCATCGGCCCCCTGTTCGGGCAGGTGGCGGAATGGTTCATCCGCCAGCAGGTGGCGCATTGGCGGGCCTGCCGCGCAGAGCGGCCGGCCGCAGACCGCCGGTCGTCGGCCCCGGCGCCCTCGCCGTCAGCGCGGCCCGCCGGCCAGCCAGCCCTCGACCGCGTCGAGCGTGTGCATGGCGCTGGCGACTGA
- a CDS encoding TonB-dependent receptor codes for MNGHKIPVLLGTVAMLALATAPALAQDNQGMAEAVRLDEIVLTGEKQARSIKDTASSVAVLTTRDLEESGGQDSTADAATGIANVTYVASGGQGGAPTIRGQDSEGPNSGAVAFFGGTAPRLAFNLDGHYLGYNEIVWGSQALWDVESIEVFRGPQTATQGANSIAGAIIVKTKDPTFQPEGAAQLEYGSHNRRRASLMASGPLSEDLAGRIAVDYWARDNYIDYTNPDFAVGSTDQDHESRTIRAKLLWQPQEIPGLEGKLTFSHSLTNRPNWEAATEPYEDLESATASNPSWRLRTNTTILDVSYEFGNGWTLFNQLQYSDIWVKRSTEPVSAGTAILDQDVTSNETRVTFGTPEDQFSGVAGLFVSRTDSDELLDYRGTTTYDDRKDSLGIFAETTWRLADRWSLTGGLRYQRDDITRRGVSSFTPNVLDYDESFDAWLPRIALAYDLDASTRIGAMISKGYNPGGVTLNLTSGEYVPFDAETSWNYEIFGRTRLLDDRLELTGNLFYTQLHDAQRYVVTSLPENIGSSITVNAERAKSYGLELGMDYLLRDNLRVKAGLGLLHTEISRFTSAAADYQGHRFGRSPDYTLSLAADWDITPEWRLSGQLRHTDGYYSDDNEDRDTWVDSYTVANARLTWQPRENLQAFAYVNNLFDDRSVTYLRASRSIGGFEATVVEPRELGIGLKMTF; via the coding sequence ATGAATGGACATAAAATCCCGGTGCTGCTTGGCACGGTCGCCATGCTGGCATTGGCCACGGCCCCCGCGCTGGCTCAGGACAATCAGGGCATGGCCGAGGCGGTGCGGCTGGACGAAATCGTCCTGACCGGCGAAAAGCAGGCGCGCAGCATCAAGGATACCGCCTCTTCGGTGGCCGTCCTGACCACGCGCGACCTTGAGGAGAGCGGCGGGCAGGACAGCACCGCCGATGCGGCGACGGGCATCGCCAACGTGACCTATGTCGCCTCGGGCGGCCAAGGCGGCGCCCCCACCATCCGCGGGCAGGACAGCGAGGGTCCGAATTCCGGCGCGGTGGCCTTCTTCGGCGGCACGGCCCCGCGGCTGGCCTTCAATCTGGACGGGCATTACCTGGGCTATAACGAGATCGTCTGGGGCAGCCAGGCGCTTTGGGACGTCGAGTCGATCGAGGTCTTTCGCGGCCCGCAGACCGCGACCCAAGGCGCGAACTCGATCGCCGGGGCGATCATCGTCAAGACCAAGGATCCGACTTTCCAGCCCGAGGGCGCCGCGCAGCTGGAATATGGCAGCCACAACCGCCGCCGCGCCAGCCTGATGGCCTCGGGGCCCTTGTCCGAGGATCTGGCCGGGCGCATCGCCGTCGACTACTGGGCGCGCGACAATTACATCGACTATACCAACCCGGATTTCGCCGTCGGCTCGACCGACCAGGACCATGAATCCCGCACCATCCGCGCCAAGCTGCTGTGGCAGCCGCAGGAGATCCCGGGGCTCGAGGGCAAGCTGACCTTCTCGCACAGCCTGACCAACCGGCCGAACTGGGAAGCCGCGACCGAGCCCTATGAGGATCTGGAAAGCGCCACCGCCTCGAATCCCAGCTGGCGGCTGCGCACGAACACCACCATCCTTGATGTCAGCTATGAATTCGGCAATGGCTGGACGTTGTTCAACCAGCTGCAATATTCCGACATCTGGGTCAAACGCTCGACCGAGCCGGTCAGCGCGGGCACAGCGATCCTGGATCAGGACGTGACCTCGAACGAGACGCGCGTAACCTTCGGGACGCCCGAAGACCAGTTCAGCGGCGTAGCGGGACTGTTCGTCTCGCGCACCGATTCGGACGAGCTTCTGGATTACCGCGGCACCACCACCTATGACGACCGCAAGGACAGCCTGGGGATATTCGCCGAAACCACCTGGCGCCTTGCCGACCGCTGGAGCCTGACCGGCGGGCTGCGCTATCAGCGCGACGACATCACCCGGCGCGGCGTGTCGAGCTTTACCCCGAACGTGCTGGATTACGACGAAAGCTTCGACGCCTGGCTGCCCAGGATCGCGCTGGCCTATGACCTGGACGCATCGACCCGCATCGGCGCCATGATCAGCAAGGGTTACAACCCAGGCGGGGTGACGCTGAACCTGACCAGCGGGGAATACGTGCCCTTCGACGCCGAGACCTCGTGGAACTACGAGATCTTCGGCCGCACCCGGTTGCTCGACGACCGGCTGGAACTGACCGGCAACCTGTTCTACACCCAGCTCCATGATGCGCAGCGCTATGTCGTGACCAGCCTGCCCGAGAACATCGGCAGTTCGATCACCGTCAATGCCGAGCGCGCCAAGTCCTATGGCCTGGAACTGGGGATGGACTATCTGCTGCGCGACAATCTGCGGGTCAAGGCGGGGCTGGGCCTGTTGCATACCGAGATCAGCCGCTTCACCAGCGCGGCGGCGGATTACCAGGGCCATCGCTTCGGCCGGTCCCCGGACTATACGCTTTCGCTGGCGGCCGATTGGGACATCACCCCGGAATGGCGGCTCAGCGGCCAGCTGCGCCATACCGACGGCTATTATTCCGACGACAACGAGGACCGCGACACCTGGGTCGATTCCTATACCGTGGCCAATGCCCGGCTGACCTGGCAACCGCGCGAGAACCTGCAGGCCTTCGCCTATGTCAACAACCT